CCTCTGACTTCCGGGAGGCGCTAacccacgtgaccgcagtgcgttccactgcgtgtcacggtgcgcaatcCCGGAAGTCCCATTAGCAAGGTGGGGCGGTACATCGGCGCGCGCAGTCAGGAGATTCCTCGTGACATCACCGGAACCGGCGTCTTGCAGCGTTCCCTATTTAAACCCCCTCGATACCTTGTTAACTTGTCCTCGCCCCCactggaagaagctacggcgaaacagcgcttgtcgggcgccgggGATCCGCTCCTGCCTCCTGCTACTGGTCActagtatctctctgcacctctggcTACATTAAGGTAATTAACCCTGGGACTATTAATATGTGTACCTTAGCCTCTTATCATTAGGTACCTCCTCTATCATGGCAATCTTACATGAATCCTTTTCCAGGTGGTTAGCATACTTTTTTGCACCACTGGATACATTTTAGGTTTTTTTCTGCCAAGCCTTAGAGGGGAATACCATGCTCAGGGTCCACATACCACAATTTGGTAACAGTTTTGTGCAGTGTCTTGCTATTCAGCCTTACATATACTAGTGCCACCATCAATACTATCATCTGCTATACTCTGGGCTTTTCTATCTCCTGTGCCCATATGAGGCAGGTCCGTCTCCCCCAGATTTTTGTCTAGGTGTTGAAATATCCCCTGTATTTTATCtatattttgtgtttttgattgttttgtttttttaaagattgttaataaaaaattacatttttaaattACCTTCCTCATCCTCACTTCGTCTTTCCTTTGGAAGATACCATTCTCTACAAAGGAATATGTGAATTATGAATATTTGAAGTGACCTTTGCCTGTTCTAAATAGGACTATGGGAATTATATGTGTCTCTGTATTGTATAGACAGACTGTCCGCTTTCTCCTTTACAGAATGGACTTTAAAGCCAGGGAAAAAACCTGGCAAGCTAAGGCATCCGATTTATTTAAACAGGGGCCCACCAAGACAAATGAGGATGTAGTTACAATTAATAAAGACCTGATTAAACAATACAGGAGTGCCCTTTACAAAAAGACCAAGACGTGGTGGAACCGGTCAGCCCTGGAGAACTATATGGATAAACAAATTATCCCCAGGGGACTAAGAGTCCAATTATATCCGTCCTTTGAGTTGGAAGACGACGTGCTTATCAAACGTTGGCTTTCTACGGCTACCACATGCTCCTTGGAGTTTATCCAAATCATAATTGATAAGAATACCATGTCTTTAGCATCTCTTGACTCTGAAATTGATGAGTGCGAACAACGCCTTATGAAGGATATTCCGGTGGAGAATTTTGACCAAGTGATGACTGAAATTAATAAAGATGTGGACAGATGGGAAAAAGAAGTGTGTCAAAACAAAATCCGAAAATTTCAGAGGGACGTTAATGACTATGATACGGACAAAATATATAGATGGCAAAACAAGAAGGCCACCCACCCTGGCAGAAACAAGCAAAATGATAGAAGAACTGGGAAATCAAGTCATCAAAGGAGTCCTTCAGCAAGTTCGGCGATATCTACCTCAGATATAAACACCTCACAGAGTGACGGGGAAAATGTGACAAGTGAAACCTCCAAAAATGAAAAACGATTACCGGATATCTTCACAAGATCTAAGGCCCTTCGGACCCAAGGAGATCAATTGAAGGTAATTAATCTATCCAAATATGAACTATCTATGGCAGAGGTGAGACTCCTGGAGAGAGGACTGACATTTTCACCAACATGTCGGTTAGATACTTTTACGGCTATTAGGGACCTACACCTCTTCTCCAGGAAACTCATCCTCAAAAAGTTCCATTTCAAAAATGATGCCCATGATAACTTCTCCACAGTGGAAGAAGATGAAACGTTAAGGAACCTTGAAGAACTTCTGGAAGAGAATGCACCGGTTCAGGTAAGTCAATTCCCTCACAATCTATTCAACAAATCTAAGAAATTTCCCCCAATCAATACTTGTCCTGCTATTGACATATTCACGAGAGTCATTTCAGCCGAAATTGAAGCCTTATCTGACAAACCAGTCTGGGCATCAAACCTGAATAAAGAAGAAAAACAGGCCCTGGTTCATCTTCAGTCCTTAAAGGATGTGGTTTTTAAACCTGCGGATAAGGGGGGTAACTTAGTAATATGGCCAGTAAACATGTATGAGAAACAGGCTTATAAATTACTAAACGTACCAAATTGTTACCAAAAACTAACACATAACCCTCTTCAGAAGTACCAGGCTGATCTTGTTCTAATCATCGAAAGAGCCTATGAACAGGGGATTATTACAAAAAAAATGGTCGAAACAATTGAAAAATTACATCCTAAGCTCCCCACCCTATACTTAATTCCCAAATTACACAAGGATCCATGTGATCCTCCCGGAAGACCTATCATCTCAGGGAACGGAGGCTTATGTGAAGTGGTCTcggattttgtggatttttttcttAAACCATTAGTGCCATCCCTACCATCGTATATTCAGGATACCACATCGGCCCTCCAGAGACTTAACAACTTGTCTCTGGATCAGGATATGGTGATGGTTACTGCCGACGTGGAAGCCCTTTACACTTCCATTAGGCATAGGGATGGCCTTGAAGCAGTGAAATGGTATCTTTTAAGTAGTGATCTGGATAGAAACATAATCCCTCTAATCTTAACTCTTCTGGAATTTATACTAACGCACAACATCTTTACGTTTAACAAACACACGTATTTACAGACCCAAGGCACTgctatgggggcctcttgtgccccctcttATGCCAACCTTTTTTTAGGAGCTTGGGAACGGGACATCTTCCAGGGGGATACAATCCCAGACATCAATAAAGTTCAAGGGTGGATgcgatacatcgatgatgtatggTTCATCTGGGAGGGAACACCGCAGGATTTACAAAAACTAATGATCAATCTTAACAACAACAATCGTAACATCTTCCTAACATACAAATCGGGATTAGAGCTGGAATTCCTTGACATTAAAATTAAGGTAATGGATGGCATGATACATACCGACTTGTACAGAAAACCCACGGCAACTAACTCCCTTCTTCATGCCACCTCTTCCCATCTACCCACAATTATCAAGGGAATACCGGTGGGACAATTTCTACGGGCCAGGCGCATTTGCTCGGAGGATACTACTTTTGAAACACAGGCAGTTGATCTCACTAACAGATTCCTACACCGAGGGTATAGCAAGAGGAATATCCGTAAAGGATATAGAAGAGCCAAAAATACTTCCAGAGATAGCCTTCTTTACTCCAATAAACGTAAAACTAAAGAAAACAATGACCAGGTCAGAT
The nucleotide sequence above comes from Ranitomeya imitator isolate aRanImi1 chromosome 7, aRanImi1.pri, whole genome shotgun sequence. Encoded proteins:
- the LOC138645007 gene encoding uncharacterized protein; its protein translation is MGIICVSVLYRQTVRFLLYRMDFKAREKTWQAKASDLFKQGPTKTNEDVVTINKDLIKQYRSALYKKTKTWWNRSALENYMDKQIIPRGLRVQLYPSFELEDDVLIKRWLSTATTCSLEFIQIIIDKNTMSLASLDSEIDECEQRLMKDIPVENFDQVMTEINKDVDRWEKEVCQNKIRKFQRDVNDYDTDKIYRWQNKKATHPGRNKQNDRRTGKSSHQRSPSASSAISTSDINTSQSDGENVTSETSKNEKRLPDIFTRSKALRTQGDQLKVINLSKYELSMAEVRLLERGLTFSPTCRLDTFTAIRDLHLFSRKLILKKFHFKNDAHDNFSTVEEDETLRNLEELLEENAPVQIHIPARRTFRFIVWYLLPLFPSPCGVTTGNFKIPGIPDDLQGIAKKTDFNQRLS